From Acidobacteriota bacterium, a single genomic window includes:
- a CDS encoding FAD-dependent oxidoreductase — protein MKPTDIQDPEYFHKVVDCQYACPAHTPVPEYIRLIAQGKYSEAYMINWDSNVFPGVLGRTCDRPCEPACRRGRVEAEPVAICRLKRVAADNKDEVKHMMPQGPFAPNGKKVALIGGGPASLTVARDLAPLGYEIHLFDEQTKAGGFMLSQIPSFRLPETVLDEEVNYVLDLGIHTQFNKYVDSLKEVLAQDYDAVFIGTGAPRGKDLPKLPGRWDAKENVHIGIDWLSSVAFEHTKSIGRRVLVIGGGNTAMDCCRTSRRLGGEDVKVVVRSPFADMKASPWEKEDAMHEDIPIFDNHVPKSFVVEDGQLKGMTFEKVEAVYDANGKRSLIPTGEPDVFFEADDVLMAIGQENAFPWIERDAGVEFGEWDMPVVDRITFQTTNPRVFIGGDAAFGPENIITAVAHGHQAAVSMHRFCQGEDVNDRLAPFVNLVSQKMGIHEWAYDSEIAHDVRYIVPQADKSQTLKDRKKEVELGFSPLEGFKEAQRCLNCDAQTVFFEAKCIECDACVDVCPTSCITFTGNEEDEEALRAKLKVPALNLKQDLYVSDVLKTTRVMVKDEDVCLHCGLCAERCPTAAWDMQKFFYNVTKTYSGCGK, from the coding sequence TTGAAACCGACCGATATCCAAGATCCCGAGTATTTTCACAAGGTAGTTGACTGTCAATACGCGTGTCCGGCACACACTCCGGTTCCCGAATACATCCGGTTGATCGCGCAAGGAAAGTATTCCGAAGCCTATATGATCAACTGGGACTCGAACGTCTTTCCGGGCGTTCTCGGGCGCACCTGCGACCGTCCGTGCGAGCCTGCCTGCCGCCGCGGAAGGGTCGAAGCTGAACCGGTTGCCATCTGCCGGCTGAAACGGGTCGCCGCGGACAACAAGGATGAAGTCAAGCATATGATGCCGCAGGGGCCGTTTGCTCCAAACGGCAAGAAGGTCGCGCTCATCGGCGGAGGTCCGGCGTCTTTGACTGTCGCGCGCGATCTTGCGCCGCTCGGTTACGAGATACATCTTTTCGACGAACAGACGAAGGCCGGCGGCTTTATGCTCAGCCAGATCCCGTCGTTCCGCTTGCCGGAAACCGTTCTCGATGAAGAAGTCAACTACGTTCTCGATCTTGGAATTCACACTCAATTCAACAAGTATGTCGACAGTCTGAAGGAAGTTTTGGCGCAGGATTACGACGCCGTTTTCATCGGAACGGGAGCGCCGCGCGGCAAAGATCTGCCGAAATTGCCCGGACGTTGGGATGCGAAAGAGAATGTTCATATCGGCATCGACTGGCTTTCGAGCGTCGCATTCGAGCATACGAAATCCATCGGCCGCCGCGTGCTCGTCATCGGCGGCGGCAACACTGCGATGGACTGCTGCCGCACATCACGCCGACTCGGCGGCGAGGACGTCAAGGTCGTCGTCCGCTCGCCTTTCGCCGATATGAAAGCATCGCCGTGGGAAAAAGAGGACGCGATGCACGAGGATATTCCGATCTTCGACAATCACGTTCCGAAATCGTTCGTCGTCGAAGACGGGCAATTGAAAGGGATGACGTTCGAGAAGGTCGAAGCGGTTTACGACGCGAACGGCAAACGCAGTCTCATCCCGACGGGTGAACCCGACGTTTTTTTCGAGGCGGACGACGTGCTGATGGCGATCGGCCAGGAGAATGCGTTCCCCTGGATCGAGCGCGATGCCGGGGTCGAATTCGGCGAATGGGATATGCCGGTCGTCGACCGCATCACGTTTCAAACGACGAACCCGCGCGTGTTTATCGGCGGCGACGCGGCGTTCGGTCCGGAGAACATCATCACTGCGGTCGCGCACGGACATCAGGCGGCGGTTTCGATGCATAGATTCTGCCAGGGCGAGGACGTGAATGACAGGCTCGCGCCGTTTGTTAATCTCGTCAGTCAAAAGATGGGAATTCACGAGTGGGCGTACGACAGCGAGATCGCTCACGATGTCCGTTACATCGTCCCGCAGGCCGATAAATCACAGACGCTCAAGGATCGCAAGAAAGAGGTCGAACTGGGTTTCAGTCCGCTTGAAGGTTTCAAAGAGGCCCAACGCTGTCTGAACTGCGACGCGCAGACTGTCTTTTTCGAAGCGAAATGCATCGAATGCGACGCGTGCGTCGATGTCTGTCCGACGTCGTGCATCACTTTTACGGGCAACGAGGAAGACGAAGAGGCTCTGCGCGCCAAATTGAAGGTTCCGGCGCTGAATCTGAAACAGGATCTTTATGTTTCCGATGTGTTGAAAACGACGCGCGTAATGGTCAAGGACGAAGACGTTTGTCTCCACTGCGGCCTCTGCGCCGAACGCTGCCCGACCGCCGCGTGGGATATGCAGAAGTTCTTTTACAACGTGACGAAGACGTATTCAGGGTGCGGAAAATAG
- a CDS encoding 2-oxoacid:acceptor oxidoreductase subunit alpha, translating into MSELRVNDFVIRFANVNGTGSASANSLFTKAIFKMGVPVTPKNIFPSNIQGLPTWYEVRVSEKGHLGRREGIDFMVSVNPQSMLKDVKDVRPGGYFLYDSTKPLHDQYIRDDINYIGIPLMQLSNENFSDPRQRQLFKNIIYVGALLTLFDIEFSVLESLLASQFKGKEKLIEPNVKALNLGADYVRSHFDYPLELRIERRDLIGDAIMMDGNSACALGAIYGGATVAAWYPITPSTSVVDSFTKYANKLRVCNETGKKNVAIVQAEDELAAIGMVIGASWNGARAFTATSGPGVSLMNEFLGLAYFSEIPCVLVDVQRTGPSTGMPTRTQQSDILEAAYAAHGDTKHVLLLPASPKECFEMTAEAFDLADRLQTPVIVMTDLDLGMNDHITGPLKWDDNRKYDRGKVLDTAALEALTTRYGRYLDPDGDGIPYRTIPATHPTKGAFVTRGSSRDEYAVYTEDSAEYQKNMERLARKFETAAELVPEPEFRQSENRSKTGVIYFGTSSYSAEEAIEMLHADGVEIDAMRPKSFPFGKAFRDFVEAHDKIFVVEQNRDAQFRSLMMIELGTDPNKLVSVLNFDGMPITADFIFSAIKKSL; encoded by the coding sequence ATGAGCGAACTTAGAGTAAACGATTTTGTAATCAGATTCGCCAACGTAAACGGCACGGGTTCGGCTTCGGCCAATTCCCTGTTTACGAAGGCGATCTTCAAAATGGGCGTGCCGGTGACGCCAAAGAACATCTTTCCGTCGAACATTCAGGGATTGCCGACGTGGTACGAGGTGCGCGTTTCGGAAAAAGGACATCTCGGACGGCGCGAAGGGATCGACTTTATGGTCTCTGTCAATCCGCAGAGTATGCTCAAGGACGTCAAAGACGTTCGTCCGGGCGGCTATTTTCTTTACGATTCGACGAAGCCTTTGCACGATCAGTACATCCGCGACGACATCAACTACATCGGCATCCCGCTGATGCAGCTTTCGAACGAGAATTTCAGCGATCCGCGCCAGCGCCAGCTTTTCAAGAACATCATTTACGTCGGCGCGCTTCTGACGCTTTTCGACATCGAGTTTTCGGTGCTCGAAAGCCTGCTTGCGAGCCAGTTCAAGGGTAAGGAAAAGCTCATCGAACCGAACGTCAAGGCGCTGAACCTCGGCGCCGATTACGTTAGATCGCACTTCGATTACCCGCTCGAACTGCGGATCGAACGGCGCGATCTGATCGGCGACGCGATTATGATGGACGGCAATTCGGCGTGCGCACTCGGTGCGATCTACGGCGGCGCGACGGTCGCCGCGTGGTATCCGATCACGCCGTCGACGTCGGTCGTCGATTCGTTCACGAAATACGCCAATAAACTTCGCGTCTGCAACGAAACCGGCAAGAAGAACGTCGCGATCGTCCAGGCCGAGGACGAATTGGCGGCGATCGGGATGGTCATCGGCGCGAGTTGGAATGGCGCGCGCGCGTTTACGGCGACGAGCGGACCGGGCGTGTCGCTGATGAATGAGTTTCTCGGACTCGCATATTTCAGCGAAATCCCGTGCGTCCTTGTCGACGTTCAGCGCACCGGCCCGTCGACCGGTATGCCGACGCGCACCCAGCAGTCGGACATTCTCGAGGCCGCATACGCCGCGCACGGCGACACGAAACACGTTCTGTTGCTCCCGGCGTCTCCGAAAGAGTGTTTCGAAATGACGGCGGAGGCGTTCGATCTCGCCGATCGGCTTCAAACTCCGGTGATCGTGATGACGGACCTCGATCTCGGGATGAACGACCATATCACGGGGCCGCTCAAATGGGACGACAATCGAAAATACGACCGCGGCAAGGTCCTCGACACGGCCGCGCTCGAGGCGCTGACGACGCGCTACGGGCGTTATCTCGACCCTGACGGCGACGGAATTCCCTATCGCACGATCCCGGCGACGCATCCGACGAAAGGCGCATTCGTGACGCGCGGCAGTTCGCGCGACGAATACGCCGTTTACACCGAAGACAGCGCCGAATATCAGAAGAATATGGAACGGCTCGCGCGCAAATTCGAGACAGCCGCCGAGCTTGTTCCGGAGCCTGAATTCAGGCAATCCGAAAACCGCTCGAAGACCGGTGTGATCTATTTCGGCACGTCGAGTTACTCGGCGGAAGAGGCGATCGAAATGCTGCACGCCGACGGTGTTGAGATCGACGCGATGCGCCCGAAATCGTTTCCCTTCGGCAAAGCGTTCCGCGATTTCGTCGAAGCGCACGACAAGATCTTCGTCGTCGAGCAGAACCGCGACGCGCAGTTCCGCAGCCTGATGATGATCGAACTCGGAACGGATCCGAACAAGCTTGTTTCGGTGCTCAATTTCGACGGCATGCCGATCACGGCGGATTTTATTTTCAGTGCGATAAAGAAATCGCTCTGA
- a CDS encoding BrnT family toxin — protein MRFDFVWDSRKAETNRRKHGVSFERASTIFRDPHILSVPDMEHSDSEDRWISVGCDTSSVVLVVVHTFKRVDAGYCTIRIVSSRRATSNELEQYEEGI, from the coding sequence TTGCGGTTTGATTTTGTTTGGGACTCTCGCAAAGCCGAAACGAATCGGCGAAAGCACGGAGTTAGCTTCGAACGGGCTTCGACCATATTCCGCGATCCGCACATTCTTTCTGTTCCGGACATGGAACACAGCGATTCGGAGGATCGTTGGATTTCAGTCGGTTGCGACACCAGCAGTGTTGTTCTGGTTGTCGTTCACACCTTCAAACGGGTTGATGCCGGATATTGTACAATCAGAATCGTCTCATCCAGACGAGCGACGTCGAATGAACTGGAGCAGTATGAAGAAGGAATATGA
- a CDS encoding 2-oxoacid:ferredoxin oxidoreductase subunit beta, with the protein MSYVRSKFRHPHLPKNDLGYTVDYYEGSLSTLCAGCGHDSISAAIAEACFQLNIEPHKVAKMSGIGCSSKTPAYFLNNSHGFNSVHGRMPSVATGANLANKELFYLGVSGDGDTASIGMGQFIHVIRRNLNMLYIVMNNGCYGLTKGQDSATADAGSKNKSGSVNPFDAIDLSSLAIELGATFVGQSFSGDKDQLVPLIKAAMAHQGFAFLNVISPCVTFNNNLGSTKSYDYVREHMEATSTIDFVPIEREIKTEYAPGTTQMLTMHDGTTIALHKLENDWDPLDRISAINAVQHAKAKGEILTGLLYMEQDSEDLHDYLKTCDAPLNKLTEKELCPGSEALEAICAGLR; encoded by the coding sequence ATGTCATACGTACGTTCAAAATTCCGACATCCGCATCTGCCCAAGAATGACTTGGGCTACACGGTTGATTACTACGAAGGCTCGCTCTCGACGCTTTGCGCGGGCTGCGGACACGATTCGATCTCGGCGGCGATCGCCGAGGCTTGTTTCCAGCTGAACATCGAGCCGCACAAGGTAGCGAAGATGTCCGGAATCGGCTGTTCATCGAAAACCCCGGCGTATTTTCTTAATAATTCGCACGGTTTCAACTCGGTCCACGGCCGCATGCCGTCGGTCGCGACGGGCGCGAATCTGGCGAACAAAGAGCTGTTTTATCTCGGCGTTTCGGGCGACGGCGACACCGCCTCGATCGGGATGGGCCAATTCATTCACGTCATCCGGCGCAACCTGAATATGCTCTACATCGTGATGAACAATGGTTGCTACGGACTGACCAAGGGCCAGGATTCGGCGACCGCCGATGCCGGATCGAAAAACAAGTCGGGCAGCGTCAACCCGTTCGACGCGATCGATCTTTCAAGCCTTGCGATCGAACTCGGCGCGACGTTCGTCGGGCAAAGTTTCTCGGGCGACAAAGATCAGCTGGTCCCGCTCATCAAAGCCGCGATGGCGCATCAGGGATTCGCGTTTCTTAACGTCATTTCGCCGTGCGTCACTTTCAACAACAATCTCGGCTCGACGAAATCTTACGATTACGTCCGCGAACATATGGAAGCAACCTCGACGATCGATTTCGTCCCGATCGAGCGCGAGATCAAAACAGAATACGCGCCCGGCACGACGCAGATGCTGACGATGCACGACGGAACGACGATCGCGCTCCACAAACTCGAGAACGATTGGGATCCGCTCGACCGGATCTCGGCGATCAATGCCGTTCAGCACGCGAAAGCGAAAGGCGAGATCCTGACTGGATTGCTCTATATGGAACAGGACAGCGAGGACCTGCACGATTATCTGAAGACCTGCGACGCGCCGCTCAACAAACTGACCGAGAAGGAGCTTTGCCCGGGCAGCGAGGCGCTCGAGGCGATCTGCGCGGGACTGAGGTGA
- a CDS encoding low specificity L-threonine aldolase, whose translation MIDLRSDTVTKPTDAMRRAMAEAEVGDDVYGEDPTVNRLQERAAEIFGKEAALFVPTGSMGNQIAVKLHTKQGNEIIVEERGHIFNWEMGTPAIVSGVMVRTVRAANPNGMLTWPEIEGALRINQPYYACPTGLICLENTHNFGGGSVMSAAETDDICRHAHALGIPVHLDGARIFNSAVAQNESVANLTRSCDSVQFCLSKGLGAPVGSILVGNREFIAEARTWRKRFGGGMRQAGILAAAGLIALDESPKRLHTDHENARRLAEGVADIEGISIDVGNVRTNIVIFDVSGTGKSSTAICNQLKSQDIHAIPFGPAIRMVTHCDVSGDDIETTLSALRIVIGDR comes from the coding sequence ATGATTGACTTGCGAAGCGACACAGTTACGAAACCGACCGACGCGATGCGCCGTGCGATGGCGGAAGCCGAAGTTGGCGACGACGTTTACGGCGAGGATCCGACGGTCAACCGCCTTCAGGAGCGCGCCGCCGAGATTTTTGGGAAAGAAGCGGCGCTCTTCGTTCCGACCGGATCGATGGGAAACCAAATCGCCGTCAAACTTCACACCAAACAAGGCAATGAGATCATCGTCGAAGAACGCGGACATATTTTCAACTGGGAAATGGGGACGCCGGCGATCGTCTCGGGAGTTATGGTCCGAACCGTTCGCGCGGCCAATCCGAACGGTATGCTGACGTGGCCGGAAATTGAGGGCGCGCTCCGGATAAACCAACCGTACTACGCCTGTCCGACCGGTTTGATCTGCCTCGAAAACACGCATAATTTCGGCGGCGGAAGCGTGATGAGCGCGGCCGAAACCGACGATATTTGCCGCCACGCGCACGCGCTCGGGATTCCGGTTCATCTCGACGGGGCGCGGATCTTCAATTCGGCGGTCGCGCAGAATGAATCGGTCGCGAATCTGACGAGATCGTGCGATTCGGTACAGTTTTGTCTCTCGAAAGGACTCGGCGCACCGGTCGGATCGATCCTTGTCGGCAACCGGGAGTTCATCGCCGAAGCCCGCACCTGGCGGAAACGTTTCGGCGGCGGAATGCGCCAGGCGGGAATTCTCGCCGCGGCCGGACTGATCGCGCTCGACGAATCGCCCAAACGCCTCCATACCGACCACGAAAACGCGCGACGGCTTGCCGAGGGTGTCGCGGACATCGAAGGCATTTCGATCGACGTCGGGAACGTCCGGACGAACATCGTGATCTTCGATGTTTCCGGTACCGGAAAATCGTCGACGGCCATCTGCAATCAGCTGAAATCGCAGGACATCCACGCGATCCCCTTCGGCCCGGCGATCCGGATGGTGACCCACTGCGACGTATCCGGTGACGATATCGAAACGACGCTGTCAGCGTTACGAATTGTGATCGGTGATCGGTAG
- a CDS encoding (d)CMP kinase, which produces MIIAIDGPSGAGKSTLGKLLAKKLGFLYLDTGAMYRAVGFAVLEKGISLTDVGAIARIAEGCEIRLVGEPEHLQIFLNGRDVTDEIRTNEVGNAASIVSTISEVRRILVEHQRELGLTSAHGAVLDGRDIGSVVFPNADIKFFLTAAAEARARRRYDEDLEKGRAVSHEHTLDEILERDKRDSTRLDSPLVIAHDAITIDTSNLGLNEVFERMIAIVETTAKTTANG; this is translated from the coding sequence ATGATTATTGCCATTGACGGACCTTCGGGAGCCGGAAAATCGACACTCGGAAAGCTTCTCGCGAAAAAACTCGGATTTCTTTATCTCGACACCGGTGCGATGTACCGCGCTGTCGGTTTCGCGGTCCTCGAAAAAGGCATCAGCCTGACCGACGTTGGGGCGATCGCGCGAATCGCCGAAGGTTGCGAGATAAGGCTCGTCGGCGAACCGGAACACCTGCAGATTTTCCTCAACGGCCGGGACGTGACCGACGAGATCAGAACGAACGAGGTCGGAAACGCCGCATCGATCGTCTCGACGATCTCCGAAGTCCGGCGGATTCTCGTCGAACATCAGCGTGAGTTGGGTCTGACATCCGCGCACGGCGCGGTGCTCGACGGGCGCGACATCGGCAGCGTCGTATTTCCGAACGCCGATATCAAATTCTTCCTGACGGCCGCCGCCGAGGCCCGCGCGCGTCGGCGTTACGATGAGGATCTGGAAAAAGGCCGTGCCGTCAGCCACGAACATACTCTCGACGAGATCCTTGAGCGGGATAAGCGCGACTCGACCCGACTTGACTCGCCACTCGTAATCGCCCACGACGCGATCACCATCGACACAAGCAATCTCGGTTTGAACGAAGTTTTTGAGCGTATGATCGCGATAGTCGAGACAACGGCAAAGACGACGGCAAATGGTTGA
- a CDS encoding S8 family serine peptidase, translating to MKQIRYALLLIFVFFMVADVGAQKSSAVFVPDEILVKFPKGSKTELRTGLNERLGATLLEELGDLGWVRVRVPNGLTVESAMAAYAKTGEVEAVQPNFYYRLAATPNDSQFGTLYGMTKISAPAAWDLTTGSSSVVVANIDTGSRYTHEDLAANSWINPGEINNNGVDDDFNGFIDDFYGYDFRFNDGNPVDENGHGTHTAGTIGAVGNNAVGVVGVNWNVKIMTIKIYSAGAADSTSAMLVNAYNYVRLMKLRGVNIRVTNNSYGDCPEACGYDQATRDALDALGNAGVLNVFAAGNNARNIDTGAPHYPSSYDLPTILSVASSTSTDAMSSFSNFGTTSVDLAAPGSSILSTTFTSDTSYGSKSGTSMATPHVAGAAALLSAYNPALSTASLKATLMNSVDQLPAWTSLVKSGGRMNVFNALQNQTVCSFNLSQGSLNVKLKGGFFTINVSAAQNCDYSVKSNNNWLFVSSPAVLSGNGSVTFRVATSTTTSRTGTITIGGQTLTVNQSRN from the coding sequence ATGAAACAAATTCGGTACGCCCTTCTCCTGATATTCGTCTTCTTTATGGTAGCCGACGTGGGAGCGCAGAAGTCGTCCGCCGTTTTCGTTCCGGACGAGATTCTGGTCAAGTTCCCGAAAGGAAGCAAAACGGAACTTCGTACGGGTCTCAATGAACGGCTTGGCGCGACGCTGCTCGAAGAACTCGGCGATCTCGGATGGGTCCGCGTTCGGGTCCCGAACGGACTGACGGTCGAGTCGGCGATGGCGGCATACGCGAAAACCGGCGAGGTCGAGGCCGTTCAGCCGAATTTCTATTACCGACTCGCGGCGACGCCGAACGATTCGCAGTTCGGCACTTTGTACGGGATGACGAAGATCTCCGCGCCGGCGGCGTGGGATCTGACGACCGGGAGTTCGAGCGTTGTCGTGGCGAACATCGACACCGGCAGCCGCTACACGCACGAGGATCTGGCGGCGAATTCCTGGATCAATCCGGGAGAGATCAACAATAACGGCGTCGATGATGACTTTAACGGTTTCATCGACGATTTCTACGGCTACGATTTTCGCTTCAACGACGGCAATCCGGTCGACGAGAACGGTCACGGAACGCACACCGCGGGCACGATCGGCGCGGTCGGCAACAACGCCGTCGGCGTCGTCGGCGTCAATTGGAACGTCAAGATAATGACGATCAAGATCTACAGCGCCGGCGCTGCCGATTCGACGTCCGCGATGCTCGTCAACGCCTACAATTACGTGCGGTTGATGAAACTCCGCGGGGTCAACATCCGCGTCACGAACAACTCGTACGGAGACTGCCCGGAAGCGTGCGGCTACGATCAGGCGACGCGCGACGCGCTCGACGCGCTCGGCAACGCCGGCGTCCTGAATGTTTTCGCGGCCGGCAACAATGCGCGCAACATAGACACCGGGGCGCCGCATTACCCGTCGAGCTACGACCTTCCGACCATCCTTTCGGTCGCGTCGTCAACTTCGACCGACGCGATGTCGAGTTTTTCGAATTTCGGAACGACGAGCGTCGATCTCGCGGCGCCCGGCTCGTCGATCCTGAGCACGACGTTCACTTCCGACACAAGCTATGGCTCGAAGAGCGGAACTTCAATGGCGACGCCCCACGTGGCCGGCGCCGCGGCGCTGCTTTCGGCCTACAATCCGGCACTTTCGACCGCATCGCTCAAGGCTACTCTGATGAACTCCGTCGATCAGCTTCCGGCGTGGACATCACTCGTCAAGAGCGGCGGGCGGATGAACGTCTTCAACGCGCTGCAGAATCAAACGGTTTGCTCGTTCAACCTTTCGCAGGGTTCGCTCAACGTCAAACTCAAGGGCGGCTTTTTTACGATCAACGTTTCCGCCGCTCAAAATTGCGACTATTCGGTCAAGAGCAACAACAACTGGCTGTTCGTTTCGAGCCCGGCGGTGCTTAGCGGAAACGGGAGTGTGACGTTTCGCGTCGCAACGTCAACGACGACATCAAGAACCGGAACGATCACGATCGGAGGCCAAACCCTTACGGTGAACCAGTCCCGAAACTAG
- a CDS encoding VCBS repeat-containing protein has translation MKSILTNCGKFGVLFAVIVLFVASATAQVSLRRALDFDGDNKADFTVFRPSTNVWYVNKSAGGFIFQTFGLANSDYMAPGDFDGDFKGDISVWRDTDGVWYRLNSSNNTFVAFQFGITGDEPVARDYDGDGKTDYAVVRRTNGAMIWYVWRSSNNAFQSAQFGLATDYTACGDYDGDGKFDYAIQRPGANAASQSTFYVLRTGDGGLTVQGFGLSNDLVVPGDYDGDGKTDFAVVREGATPTAGLVWYVLRSSDSGVTAQTYGITGSDLNAQNDYDGDGKTDMAIWRDSNGSFYILRSSDGLLNVTQWGLASDFPVAAYDTH, from the coding sequence ATGAAAAGTATTTTGACCAACTGCGGCAAATTCGGTGTTCTCTTTGCCGTTATCGTTCTCTTTGTTGCTTCAGCGACAGCACAGGTCAGTTTGCGCCGCGCGCTCGACTTTGACGGCGACAATAAGGCTGATTTCACGGTTTTCCGACCCAGCACCAATGTTTGGTACGTAAACAAAAGCGCGGGCGGCTTCATTTTCCAAACCTTCGGGCTGGCAAATTCCGACTATATGGCCCCGGGCGATTTCGACGGCGATTTCAAGGGCGACATCTCGGTTTGGCGTGATACGGACGGCGTTTGGTATCGTCTGAACAGTTCGAACAACACGTTTGTCGCATTCCAGTTCGGCATCACCGGCGACGAGCCGGTCGCCCGCGACTACGACGGCGACGGCAAAACCGACTACGCGGTCGTCCGACGCACGAACGGAGCGATGATCTGGTACGTCTGGAGAAGTTCGAACAACGCGTTTCAATCTGCCCAATTCGGTCTTGCGACCGACTACACTGCGTGCGGTGATTATGATGGTGACGGCAAGTTCGACTACGCGATCCAGCGTCCCGGTGCAAATGCCGCCTCGCAGTCGACGTTTTACGTTCTTCGCACCGGCGACGGCGGCCTGACCGTTCAGGGATTCGGACTTAGCAACGACCTCGTCGTTCCCGGGGATTATGACGGCGACGGCAAAACCGACTTCGCAGTCGTTCGTGAAGGCGCGACCCCGACTGCCGGTCTTGTCTGGTACGTCCTGCGAAGTTCGGATAGCGGTGTCACAGCCCAAACCTACGGCATCACGGGTTCGGACCTGAACGCGCAGAACGATTATGACGGCGACGGCAAAACGGATATGGCGATTTGGCGCGATTCGAACGGGAGCTTCTACATTCTCCGTAGTTCGGACGGTTTGCTGAACGTAACCCAGTGGGGTCTCGCATCAGATTTCCCGGTTGCCGCATACGACACGCATTGA
- a CDS encoding adenylyltransferase/cytidyltransferase family protein: MTEHAQILSRPELVERISRDRANGATVVLANGCFDLFHVGHIRYLQGASELGDVLVVGINSDRQVRRLKGEGRPYIPETERAEIVAALRMVDYVTVFDEPTVTELIRALKPDVHAKGTDYTTDTVPEREIVREHGGRVAIVGDPKDHSSSDLIKIVSGG, from the coding sequence ATGACCGAACACGCACAAATCCTTTCGCGCCCGGAACTTGTCGAACGCATCAGCCGCGACCGCGCCAACGGAGCGACGGTCGTGCTCGCGAACGGTTGCTTCGATCTCTTCCACGTCGGCCACATACGTTACCTTCAGGGAGCGAGTGAATTAGGCGACGTCCTTGTGGTTGGCATCAATTCGGACAGACAGGTTCGTCGGTTGAAAGGCGAAGGTCGACCGTACATCCCCGAAACCGAGCGGGCCGAGATCGTCGCGGCGCTCCGAATGGTCGACTATGTCACGGTGTTTGACGAACCGACGGTGACGGAACTGATCCGCGCGCTCAAGCCCGATGTCCACGCAAAAGGAACCGATTACACGACCGACACGGTGCCCGAACGCGAGATCGTCCGCGAACACGGCGGCCGCGTCGCAATCGTCGGCGACCCGAAGGATCATTCGTCGTCGGATCTCATCAAGATCGTCAGCGGCGGTTGA